In the Geobacter sp. FeAm09 genome, one interval contains:
- a CDS encoding replication initiation protein, whose product MGIYLKRTAPDPDFDRFMACFLHPEGAAAKPNRVIAVEGVTGHPDPLTEVQQKIITAAISLMHATGDADPRQTSYAMEIGSFMEACAADREAPYASAADEIEKILKKGVWLVDKSRKSLTRTAWFQSIEYAGGKIVFQFADKILPLVLRFVPGAADGNLVKGIQYKGRHTLAVFNVIWPWRGKGVTEYSISHLMQQLALEHTRYSYGQLKLRVLEPSFEEIYAWDDAIFIRFGPTFSGRRVESVWFEVTAGDEARQLREKEPAFKMALPEERPAPPP is encoded by the coding sequence ATGGGCATATATCTGAAAAGGACCGCACCCGATCCGGATTTCGACCGGTTCATGGCCTGTTTCCTCCATCCGGAAGGCGCGGCCGCCAAACCGAACCGGGTGATCGCCGTCGAAGGCGTGACCGGGCACCCGGACCCTCTTACGGAGGTTCAGCAAAAAATCATTACGGCGGCGATCTCGCTCATGCACGCCACCGGGGATGCCGACCCCCGGCAGACCTCGTACGCCATGGAGATCGGCAGCTTCATGGAGGCCTGCGCCGCAGACCGGGAAGCACCGTACGCCTCGGCGGCCGACGAGATCGAGAAGATCCTCAAAAAGGGGGTCTGGCTCGTGGACAAAAGCCGCAAGAGCCTGACGAGGACCGCCTGGTTCCAGTCCATCGAGTATGCCGGCGGCAAGATCGTGTTCCAGTTTGCCGACAAGATCCTCCCCCTGGTGCTCAGGTTTGTCCCCGGCGCCGCCGACGGCAACCTGGTCAAGGGGATCCAGTACAAGGGGCGGCATACCCTTGCCGTGTTCAACGTGATCTGGCCCTGGCGGGGCAAGGGGGTGACCGAATACTCCATCTCCCACCTGATGCAACAGCTCGCCCTCGAACATACCCGCTACTCCTACGGCCAGTTGAAGCTCCGGGTCCTGGAGCCCTCTTTCGAGGAGATCTATGCCTGGGACGACGCCATCTTCATCCGCTTCGGGCCGACCTTTTCCGGGCGCCGGGTGGAAAGCGTCTGGTTCGAGGTAACGGCGGGGGACGAGGCCCGGCAACTGCGGGAGAAGGAGCCGGCATTCAAGATGGCCCTCCCGGAGGAAAGGCCCGCCCCACCGCCCTGA
- a CDS encoding bacteriohemerythrin, whose amino-acid sequence MPLCTWNSSYNLDVGIMDEHHRRLVELLNAAYDAIQLNDTHGMARIVAELLEYASYHFGTETGLMRQCAYPSQEAHQEQHSYFFRHISDLQSRLHAREPLHNLEIVIFLKEWLMQHILVTDRELAAHLAGDIPPAQGGTPPGRRSDFPSSHDAP is encoded by the coding sequence ATGCCGCTTTGCACCTGGAACAGCAGCTACAACCTCGACGTGGGGATCATGGACGAACACCACCGGCGCCTGGTGGAACTTCTCAACGCGGCCTATGACGCCATCCAGTTGAACGACACCCACGGCATGGCGCGTATCGTCGCCGAGCTCCTCGAATATGCCAGCTACCATTTCGGCACCGAAACCGGCCTGATGCGGCAGTGCGCCTACCCATCGCAAGAGGCCCACCAGGAGCAGCACAGCTATTTCTTCCGCCATATCAGCGACCTGCAGAGCCGGCTCCACGCCCGCGAGCCGCTGCACAACCTGGAGATCGTGATTTTCCTGAAGGAATGGCTGATGCAGCACATCCTCGTGACCGACCGGGAACTGGCCGCCCACCTTGCGGGCGACATCCCGCCTGCCCAGGGCGGCACGCCGCCGGGCCGGCGCTCCGATTTCCCCTCCTCCCACGACGCCCCCTGA
- a CDS encoding methyl-accepting chemotaxis protein, with protein sequence MFDNLRIGTRLIAAFMVGALIAATLGFIGIKNMRRMSASADQMYDNMLVPLGELSATAVKFQQARLIMREAMEATDPRQQQALIEERARLRTGITQWMDSFEKRITNEETRKLFAEFKEANRAYGDCIGKVLALEKSGDKAGATAAFYSDDTKKAAAGLQNAIDRMIEAKQRQARASTAADRADATASTRYMLAMILASVLLSIGLGLYIARSITRPLGRAVDAANRIAGGDLTVTIAASSRDETGQLMAAMGNMVEELRAMVARIAAISSNLASASHQLHSASTQIATGAEEVAAQAETVATASEEMAATSNDIARSCGMAADASRQSAEAATGGAAIVQETINGMHVIADQVRTTSRTIEALGGRSEQIGAIIGTIEDIADQTNLLALNAAIEAARAGDQGRGFAVVADEVRALAERTTTATREIGEMIKAIQGETREAIKAMDEGVREVERGASSSERSGAALQDILDRIGVVSMQVSQIATAAEEQTATTNEATVNVQQITEVIGQTARGAEETAGAASALSGDARELETLVRHFRLA encoded by the coding sequence ATGTTCGACAACCTTCGCATCGGCACGAGGCTGATAGCCGCATTCATGGTCGGGGCGCTGATCGCCGCCACATTGGGTTTCATCGGCATCAAGAACATGCGCCGCATGTCCGCGAGCGCCGACCAGATGTACGACAACATGCTGGTGCCCCTGGGGGAACTCTCGGCGACGGCCGTCAAGTTCCAGCAGGCGCGGCTGATCATGCGCGAGGCCATGGAGGCGACCGACCCCCGGCAGCAGCAGGCCCTGATCGAGGAGCGCGCCCGGCTGCGCACCGGCATAACCCAGTGGATGGACAGCTTTGAAAAACGCATCACCAACGAGGAGACCCGGAAACTGTTCGCCGAATTCAAGGAGGCGAACAGGGCCTACGGCGACTGCATCGGGAAAGTGCTCGCACTGGAAAAGAGCGGCGACAAAGCTGGGGCCACGGCCGCGTTCTATTCCGACGACACCAAGAAGGCGGCCGCCGGCCTGCAAAACGCCATCGACCGGATGATCGAGGCCAAACAGCGGCAGGCCCGGGCTTCCACCGCGGCGGACCGGGCGGACGCCACGGCCAGCACCCGCTACATGCTGGCCATGATCCTGGCCAGTGTCCTTTTGTCCATCGGCCTCGGCCTGTACATCGCCCGCTCCATCACCCGCCCCCTGGGCCGGGCGGTTGACGCCGCCAACCGGATTGCCGGCGGCGACCTGACCGTCACCATCGCCGCCTCGTCGCGGGACGAGACCGGCCAACTGATGGCCGCCATGGGGAACATGGTGGAGGAATTGCGGGCCATGGTCGCCCGGATCGCGGCCATCTCCTCCAACCTGGCATCCGCCTCCCACCAGCTCCATTCCGCCTCGACCCAGATCGCAACCGGCGCCGAGGAGGTGGCGGCCCAGGCGGAAACCGTGGCCACCGCCAGCGAAGAGATGGCCGCCACCAGCAACGACATCGCCCGCAGTTGCGGCATGGCCGCCGACGCCTCCCGCCAGTCCGCGGAAGCGGCCACCGGCGGCGCCGCCATCGTCCAGGAGACCATCAACGGCATGCACGTGATCGCCGACCAGGTCCGGACCACCTCCCGGACCATCGAGGCCCTGGGGGGGCGTTCGGAACAGATCGGCGCCATCATCGGCACCATTGAGGACATCGCGGACCAGACCAACCTCTTGGCGCTCAACGCGGCCATCGAGGCGGCCCGGGCCGGGGACCAGGGGCGCGGCTTCGCCGTGGTGGCCGACGAGGTGCGGGCCCTGGCCGAGCGGACCACCACGGCGACCCGGGAGATCGGCGAGATGATCAAGGCGATCCAGGGCGAGACCCGCGAGGCGATCAAGGCCATGGACGAAGGGGTGCGCGAGGTGGAGCGGGGCGCCTCCTCGTCGGAGCGCTCCGGCGCGGCACTCCAGGACATCCTCGACCGCATCGGCGTCGTTTCCATGCAGGTCAGCCAGATCGCCACCGCGGCCGAGGAGCAGACCGCCACGACCAACGAGGCCACGGTGAACGTGCAGCAGATCACCGAGGTCATCGGCCAGACCGCCCGGGGCGCCGAGGAAACCGCCGGCGCGGCCTCGGCCCTGTCCGGCGACGCCCGGGAGCTGGAAACCCTGGTCAGGCATTTCCGGCTGGCATAG
- a CDS encoding bifunctional diguanylate cyclase/phosphodiesterase: MHDASRTRRQLQKEIDALRGRVVLLEETVTKMRHRGESHGAAFTDRLTGLPNRSMFYDTLNTALFSAKSNGGKLAVIFFALDRFKLINDTLGQFVGDALLREAAVRLDACLAPRDTLCRPGRNEFLLLLPGIGGRDDVMRVVESVFAAMADSFLLADQELVINANMGSCLYPEGGDSADALIRNAYAALLKSKDFGKNTHRFFSPQSYESEFGRLLLENDLRRAVSRRDFALHYQPQVDLQGGRVVGVEALARWQHQTLGNISPDQFIPLAEDIGVMAPLGEWVLRTACEHHLACSSSGCRPVRYAVNLSPTQLYSDNLVPWIFSVLEETGLEPGYLELEITEGALLQNSTATVAALNTLHAEGVQIAIDDFGTGYSSLAYLNQFPISKLKIDKTFTGAVTTDEKSAAISQAIISLAHSLDMRVMAEGVETPEQLDYLRDLGCDEIQGYLVSCPLPADETMEFLARHSHSPFSR, from the coding sequence ATGCACGATGCGAGCAGGACGCGGCGGCAGCTTCAAAAAGAGATAGACGCCTTGCGCGGCCGGGTTGTTCTCCTGGAGGAAACGGTAACGAAGATGCGGCACCGGGGCGAAAGCCACGGCGCAGCCTTCACGGACCGCCTGACCGGTCTGCCGAACCGCTCCATGTTCTACGACACCCTGAATACCGCCCTTTTCTCGGCAAAATCCAACGGCGGCAAGCTTGCCGTCATCTTCTTCGCCCTCGATCGTTTCAAACTCATCAACGATACCCTTGGCCAGTTCGTGGGGGACGCGCTCCTGCGGGAGGCCGCCGTGCGCCTGGACGCCTGCCTTGCGCCCCGCGACACCCTCTGCCGGCCGGGGCGGAACGAGTTTCTGCTGCTCCTGCCCGGCATCGGCGGCCGGGACGACGTCATGCGGGTGGTGGAGAGCGTTTTCGCCGCCATGGCGGATTCCTTCCTGCTGGCGGACCAGGAACTGGTCATCAACGCCAACATGGGGAGCTGCCTCTACCCGGAAGGGGGCGACAGCGCCGACGCCCTGATCAGAAACGCCTATGCCGCCCTGCTCAAGTCGAAGGATTTCGGGAAGAACACCCACCGCTTCTTTTCCCCCCAGAGCTACGAATCGGAATTCGGCCGGCTCCTGCTGGAAAACGACCTGCGCCGCGCCGTCAGCCGCCGGGACTTTGCCCTGCACTACCAGCCCCAGGTGGACCTGCAGGGGGGAAGGGTCGTGGGGGTGGAGGCCCTGGCGCGCTGGCAGCACCAGACCCTGGGGAACATCTCTCCCGACCAGTTCATTCCGCTGGCCGAGGACATCGGCGTCATGGCGCCCCTGGGGGAATGGGTGCTCAGGACCGCCTGTGAGCACCACCTGGCCTGCAGCAGTTCCGGCTGCCGGCCGGTCAGGTATGCGGTCAACCTCTCGCCCACCCAGCTCTACTCCGACAATCTGGTGCCCTGGATCTTCTCGGTCCTGGAGGAGACCGGCCTGGAGCCGGGCTATCTGGAACTGGAGATAACGGAGGGCGCCCTGCTGCAGAACAGCACGGCTACGGTGGCTGCCCTCAACACCCTGCATGCCGAGGGGGTGCAGATCGCCATCGACGATTTCGGCACCGGCTACTCCAGCCTCGCCTACCTGAACCAGTTCCCCATCAGCAAGCTGAAGATCGACAAGACCTTCACCGGCGCGGTCACCACGGACGAGAAGTCCGCCGCCATCTCCCAGGCGATCATCTCCCTGGCCCACAGCCTCGATATGCGGGTCATGGCCGAGGGGGTCGAGACCCCGGAGCAGTTGGACTACCTGCGGGACCTGGGATGCGACGAGATCCAGGGGTACCTGGTGTCGTGCCCGCTCCCCGCCGACGAAACCATGGAGTTCCTGGCCCGCCATTCCCACTCCCCGTTCTCCCGGTAG
- a CDS encoding diguanylate cyclase, which produces MKFRSKLMCGFVLLVIITFGFYHVAFQMNSEVIYRLESEKSLLGEARLIKNIVDTTNMNAVDMEKLAVMLSNEIRARVTIVDANGSPIADSSRQGSSADRRRSLARLPEIQDALRRGVGSAARYSDTAQTKMIYTALAYKTASHSGVIRLARPQSILDQNGAKMRSMYLRDMLLSVTIALGLSLVMARVLSRPLVEMTAVAVGVADSGISRRFDVTANDEIGALARVLNTLGDRIDAQMSQLEFEKERLDIILRGMGEGLMVLLTNGTIILVNPAFRNLFSFQGDEEGKNISELAGNGDLLQTFNEISRYGTELVREIHVPESATTLLTHWVPLKVDQSGEGIIVVFHDITERKRFEEALARSEEKFRSVVECTLTGMHFFTLEANGDLVLTGANPAADRILGISHVPLLNRRAEDIFPLHIGEELLEIHRKVADGQWGPQSFEQRVQDQGKTSYYAVRVYRIGVMAIAVEFTDITQQRVLQDELRELSDRDPLTALYNRRKLYEFLTFESGRAKRHARPLSLILFDIDFFKAINDTHGHHRGDAVLVTIAQVVAAMLRATDIFVRYGGEEFIVACPETDGEGAAVLAEKIRGAVAGHSFEEVAQVTISAGVAQLGENDGIEAFIKRADNALYRAKESGRNRVVYAPPE; this is translated from the coding sequence ATGAAATTCAGGTCCAAACTGATGTGCGGCTTCGTGCTGCTGGTGATCATCACCTTCGGGTTCTACCATGTGGCCTTCCAGATGAACTCCGAGGTCATCTACCGGCTTGAAAGCGAGAAAAGCCTCCTGGGCGAAGCGAGGCTGATAAAAAACATCGTGGACACCACGAACATGAACGCCGTGGATATGGAAAAACTGGCGGTCATGTTGAGTAACGAGATCAGGGCGCGGGTGACCATCGTCGACGCGAACGGCAGTCCCATAGCGGACTCGTCGCGACAGGGCTCAAGCGCCGATCGGCGCAGGAGCCTCGCGCGGCTGCCGGAGATACAGGATGCGTTGCGCCGTGGCGTGGGCAGCGCCGCCCGCTATTCCGACACCGCGCAGACGAAGATGATCTACACCGCCCTGGCGTACAAGACCGCCAGCCACAGCGGGGTCATCAGGCTGGCGCGGCCCCAAAGCATCCTGGACCAAAACGGCGCAAAAATGCGCAGCATGTACCTCCGGGACATGCTGCTGTCCGTAACCATCGCCCTCGGCCTGAGCCTGGTCATGGCCCGGGTGCTGTCCCGCCCCCTCGTGGAAATGACCGCGGTTGCGGTCGGCGTTGCCGACAGCGGCATCTCCCGGCGCTTCGACGTCACCGCCAACGATGAAATCGGCGCCCTGGCGCGGGTGCTGAATACGCTGGGGGATCGCATCGACGCCCAGATGTCCCAGTTGGAGTTTGAAAAGGAGCGTCTGGACATCATCCTCAGGGGCATGGGGGAAGGCTTGATGGTGCTTCTCACCAACGGGACCATCATCCTGGTGAACCCGGCATTCAGGAATCTCTTCTCCTTCCAGGGCGACGAAGAGGGGAAGAACATCTCCGAGCTGGCCGGCAACGGGGACCTGCTCCAGACCTTCAACGAGATCAGCCGCTACGGCACGGAGCTCGTGCGGGAGATCCACGTCCCGGAATCCGCGACCACCCTTCTGACCCATTGGGTCCCCCTGAAGGTGGACCAGAGCGGCGAGGGGATCATCGTCGTCTTCCACGACATCACCGAACGGAAACGGTTCGAAGAGGCCCTTGCCCGCTCCGAGGAGAAATTCCGCAGCGTCGTGGAGTGCACGCTGACCGGGATGCACTTCTTCACCCTCGAAGCCAACGGCGACCTGGTGCTCACGGGCGCGAACCCGGCGGCGGACCGCATCCTCGGCATCTCCCACGTGCCGCTGCTCAACAGGCGGGCGGAGGACATCTTCCCGCTCCATATCGGAGAGGAGCTTCTGGAGATCCACCGCAAGGTCGCCGACGGCCAATGGGGGCCCCAATCCTTCGAGCAGCGCGTCCAGGACCAGGGAAAAACCAGCTACTACGCGGTACGGGTCTACCGGATCGGGGTCATGGCCATCGCCGTGGAGTTCACCGACATCACGCAGCAGAGGGTGCTGCAGGATGAACTCCGGGAGCTTTCGGACCGGGACCCGCTGACCGCACTGTACAACCGGCGGAAACTCTACGAGTTTCTCACCTTCGAGTCCGGCAGGGCCAAACGCCACGCGCGGCCGCTCTCCCTCATCCTGTTCGACATCGATTTCTTCAAGGCCATCAACGACACCCACGGACACCACCGGGGCGATGCCGTCCTGGTGACCATCGCACAGGTTGTTGCCGCCATGCTCCGGGCCACGGACATCTTCGTCCGGTACGGCGGCGAGGAATTCATCGTCGCCTGCCCCGAAACGGACGGGGAAGGCGCCGCCGTGCTCGCGGAAAAGATCCGCGGCGCCGTGGCGGGGCATTCCTTCGAAGAGGTGGCGCAGGTAACCATCAGCGCCGGGGTGGCACAGCTCGGGGAGAACGACGGCATCGAGGCCTTCATCAAGCGCGCCGACAACGCCCTGTACCGGGCCAAGGAGAGCGGCAGGAACCGGGTGGTGTACGCGCCGCCGGAGTAG
- a CDS encoding SDR family NAD(P)-dependent oxidoreductase — MKKTTLITGCSSGIGKAAARLFASRGWNVVAAVGQPEGGAGLKRLDNVLVAHLDALDRDSIDQAIEAGIGRFGRIDALINNPGHGRYGMFEAIPREKIHEQFDVTLFGVMGVTRALLPHFRANGQGLIINTSSGAGIFTLPMTSLYCASRLALEGFSEALARELAPQNIAVKMVLPHGGAAGVENPARRGDGELPRRDYDDFVRRTNAAFAAMSAARAVSAADVALALFEAATDGTQRLRYLVGADGGGAGRDGAAATARGARTTSRKRVPARNEAAV; from the coding sequence ATGAAGAAGACAACGCTCATCACCGGATGTTCGTCGGGCATCGGCAAGGCCGCCGCGCGGCTGTTCGCCAGCAGGGGGTGGAATGTGGTCGCGGCCGTGGGCCAGCCGGAGGGGGGAGCGGGCCTGAAGCGGCTGGACAATGTGCTGGTGGCCCACCTGGACGCCCTGGACCGGGACAGCATCGACCAGGCCATCGAGGCCGGGATCGGGCGGTTCGGCAGGATCGACGCCCTGATCAACAATCCGGGGCACGGCCGCTACGGCATGTTCGAGGCGATCCCCCGGGAGAAGATCCATGAGCAGTTCGACGTCACCCTCTTCGGCGTCATGGGGGTCACCCGGGCCCTGTTGCCCCATTTCCGGGCCAACGGGCAGGGGTTGATCATCAACACCAGCTCGGGGGCCGGCATCTTCACCCTGCCCATGACCTCCCTCTACTGCGCCAGCCGGCTCGCCCTGGAGGGATTTTCCGAGGCGCTGGCCCGGGAACTGGCCCCCCAGAACATCGCGGTCAAGATGGTCCTGCCCCACGGCGGCGCGGCCGGGGTTGAGAATCCGGCCCGCCGGGGCGATGGGGAGCTGCCGCGCAGGGACTACGACGACTTCGTCAGGCGCACGAACGCCGCTTTCGCCGCCATGTCCGCGGCGCGGGCGGTCAGCGCCGCCGACGTTGCCCTGGCCCTCTTCGAGGCCGCGACCGACGGCACGCAGCGCTTGCGCTACCTGGTGGGCGCGGACGGCGGGGGAGCCGGCAGGGACGGTGCGGCGGCCACGGCCAGAGGCGCCCGCACCACCTCCCGGAAGCGCGTTCCTGCCCGGAACGAGGCGGCGGTCTAA